The sequence GCTGGAGGAGGAGGCGGGAATCCTCCGCCTGGTGATGCCGGACGGGCGCGTGGTGTCCGAGCCGGACGGCACCTTCCAGGTGGTGGACGGCCGCGTGCACACCGGCGACCCGCAGCTCCAGGAAGCCCTCACCGCCGTGCTCCCGGAGACGGGCGCGCTGCCGGCCGAGCCCACCTACTTCTCGCTGTCCTCCGGCGGGCGCGCGCTGATGGTGGCCGCCGAGCGCCAGGGCGACGTGGTGCGCGGCGTGCGCCTGTCGGTGCGGGCGCTGGAGGCGCTGCTGGCCGAGAAGGTCGACGCGCGCGCGGTGTCCGGCGAGCCGGTGCTCTTCACACTCCAGGCCGTGCCGCGCGAGCCGCCGAGCGAGGGCGGCCTCATGGGCCGGCTGGTGTCGGAGGTGGCACAGGCTCGCGCCAGCGCCCTGGGCCCGGTGGGGCTGGCCGAGCGCGTCCTCTCTCCGCCCCTTCAAGATTTCCGGCTGGTGGTGCTGCCCACCGGCGAGGACCCGGTGGCGCGCGCCTCGCTGCGCAACCGCGTGCTGTACGGCGTGCTGCTGGGCCTCTTCTACCTGACGCTCACCTTCGGCGTCGTCTACACGGGCCGCGCGCTGTACCGCGAGGCGCAGTTGTCGCGGATGAAGACGGACTTCGTGTCGCTGGTGAGCCATGAACTGCGCACGCCGCTCACCTCCATCCGCATGTTCATCGAGACGCTGGCGCTGGGCCGGCTGAAGGACCCGGCGCAGATGCAGGAGGTGCTCACGCTGCTCATGCGCGAGACGGAGCGCCTGTCCATCTTCATCGAGCGCGTGCTGGACTGGTCTCGAATCGAGGGTGGGCGCAAGGTGTACCAGCGCGCGAGCATGCCGGTGACGGACGTGGTGGAGGCGGCGGTGGCGGCCTTCCGCGCCCAGCGGCTGGAGGGCGGCGTGGACCTGAAGGTGGAGGTGCAGGAGGGGCTGCCCCGGCTGGACGTGGACAAGGAAGCGGTGGCCGGGGCCCTGCTCAACCTGCTGCAGAATGCCTACAAATACAGCGGCCCGGAGGACAGGCGCATCGTCCTCTCGGCGCGCGGTGGAGCCCGGCACGTGGACCTTTCGGTGGAGGACAACGGCGTGGGAATCGCCCCGAAGGAGCGCAAGCGCATCTTCGAGCGCTTCTACCGGGTGGACAACCTGCTGACGCGGAGCACGGAGGGCAGCGGGCTGGGGCTGGCCATCGCCCGGCGTATCGTCGAGGCTCACGGCGGACGCATCGGCGTGCAGAGCGAGCCCGGCAAGGGCAGTCGGTTCACCATCCACCTGCCGGTGGGGAAGGCATGACGGAGAAGACACGGCGCATCCTGGTGGTCGAGGACGACCTGTCCATCCTCGCCGGCCTGTCCATGAACCTGCGCTTCGAGGGCTACGAGGTGCTCCAGGCGCAGGACGGCCGCACGGGCCTGGCGCGCGCGCTGGACGACGCGCCGGACCTGATGGTGCTGGACATCATGCTGCCGGAGCTCAACGGCTACGAGCTCCTCAAGGAATTGCGCCAGCGCGGCCGCGACACGCCCGTGGTGGTGCTGTCCGCCAAGGGCATGGAGACGGACAAGATTCTGGGCCTCAACCTGGGCGCGGACGACTACGTGGTGAAGCCGTTCGGCCTCCAGGAATTGCTGGCGCGAATCAAAGCCGTGCTGCGCCGGCGCTACCCCACGTCGGGCGCGGCGCCTCCGCCGGTGACGTTCGGCGATGTGACGGTGGACATGGCCGCGCGCACGGTGGCGCGCAACGGCACGCCGGTGGAGCTGACGGCGCAGGAGTTCAAGCTGCTGGCCCACTTCCTCGGCCACCCGGGGCGGACGTTCACGCGGGACGAGCTGCTCTCCGGCGCGTGGGGCTACCACTACGAGGGCAGCGCGCGCACCGTGGACAACTTCATGCGCCAGCTGAGGCTGAAGTTCGAGCCGGACCCGGAGGAGCCCCGCCACTTCCTCACCGTGCGCGGGCTGGGCTACCGCTTCGAGCGCTGACGCTCGCGCCCGGGCCCCAAGTCAGGGCCCGGCGATGCCGATGTGGCGCGAGTCCTCCAAATCGAAGGGCTTGCCGTCGAAGCGGCCGTAGCGCTCGCGCGGAACGAGGCCGGCGGCGGTGAGGGCCGTGTCCAGTTCCTCGGGAGAGAAGTGCCGCAGCTTGAGGCGGCGGATGGGGCTGGAGCCGCCGGGCGGCTTGCGCTCACGCAGGTGCAGGGCGAACAGCGGGCGGCGCGGCTCCAGGCCGGCGTTGGGCTCCTCGTCGTCGCGCGGGAGCACCGGCTCGCGGGGCGTGTTGAGCACGTCGTAGACGAAGGTGCCTCCGGGCGCGAGGTGGTAGCGCACCGTGGCGAGGAAGGCCTCGAGGTCGTCGTTGCCCGGCATCAGCCCCAGCGCGTGCTGCGGGGCGAGCACCAGCGGGAAGCGGTCCGGCAGCCGCAGCGAGCGCAGGTCCGCCACCTGGAAGCGGGCGCGGTTGGAGACCTCGGCGGACTCGGAGGCGCGGCGCTCCTCGGCGGAGCGAATCATGACCTCGGACGGGTCCACGCCCACGGTGGTGATGCCGTGCTCGGCCAGGGCCCACACCACGCGGCCGTTGGCTGCGCCCAGCACCAGCACGGGCCCGCCGTGCTCGCTCGCCTGCCGCGTGTAGAAGAGGAGGTCCGGCTCCTGTCCCACCAGTGAAAGCGGCGTCCGGCCCCGCGCGTCGTTCCCACCCATCGGCCCAGGGCCTAGCACGTTTCCGGGGCTGTCCGGGACAGCCTCGTGCACACGGTGGGAACGGCATTGCCCTCGGCCTGTCCGGGAACGGACGGTGGCCCCCCTCCTTGGGACAGGCCGCGCTGGCACTCGGATTGCGATGGAGCCCGGACGGACACGGCTGCCCGGCTCCAGGACGGGGGACGGGGCCGACGGATTTCTTCGCGGGAGTGGTGGCGGATATGACGCGCGGATGGCGTTGGGCGGGCGCGCTCTTCATGGCGGGCGCGATGTGGACGGTGGCGGGCTGCGACTCCAAGGGCAGCGACGAGTCGGAGCGGGGCAACCCCGGGCTGGATGACCCGGCCCCGGTTCCGCCCCCGGACGAGCGGCCGGTGGACCCGCCGGCCCCGCAGCCGGATACGGGTGAGGTGCCCGACAGCGGCACGGTGGACCCGGTGCCCGACGCGGGCACGACGACGCCTCCCGACGGGGGCAGCGAGCAACCGCGTCCGGATGGCGGCACGACAACGCCTCCGGACGGCGGCACGACGACTCCGCCGGACGGTGGCACGACGACTCCGGACGGCGGCACGACGACTCCGCCGGACGGCGGCACGACGACTCCGGGCAAGCGGGTGGAGATTCCGCGCCTGCCCGAAGCGAAGCCGGGCTGGAAGTTCTACGGCGTGGAGCAGGGCGGCCCGCAGAGGGTATACGGCGTCACGGCCGACGAGGGCGGCAACGTCTGGGTGGCCGGCGGCGAGGAGGGCCTCTTCGTGCTGAAGCCGGGCGCGGAGCGCCTGCAGCGCTTCGGCCTGGAGGACGGCCTGCGCCCCTACGGCTTCATGCCGGACGGCAGCACGCCTCCGGGCCCCAAGTACCTCAAGGTCATCTCCGTGTCCGGCGGCCCCTCGGGCACCGTCTTCGTGGGATACGAGGGCATGCCCGGCACGGGCTCGGACCACTGCGAGAGCAACTGGGACGGGCCGCACCCGGACCCGGCCCGCTACAAGAGCGGTGACGCGGACCGGGTGACGCTGCGGAGCGACGGCACGCTGGGCGTGGTCCACTACGACATCTTCTCCGGCCCCGGCGTGGTGCGCGACGAGCAGCGCGGGCGCGAGAAGCTCTGCAACGTCCTGCGCATCCGCTACGACAAGCACACGCAGAGCGTCTGGTTCGGCGGCAACCACGGCTTCGCGCGCGGCGAGGCCGAGTTCAAGGGCGCGCCCATGTGCAACGGGCAGCTGAACTGCTCGGGCGTGCTGGAGCACGTGCACCCGCACATCAACGCGCTCAACTCCCAGGGCAGCGTGATTCTGCTCACGGATGCGTACTACGGCGTGGGCCTGGACCCGAGCGGCGACGTCTGGTTCGGCGGCTCGGACCGCAGCACGCGCTTCCTCTACGGGACGAACGGCGGCAACTTCTGGAGAGCGCAGACGGGCACGGAGAACAACGCCGCCAACAAGCTCGACCTTTGGCCGGACGCCAAGCCTGAGTACTCCAAGCCGAACGAGCGCGTGCAGGACAGCGTCTCCGGCATGGCGGTGGCGCGGGACGGCTCGGTGTGGGCGAGCTCGTTCGCCAACGGACTGGCGCACCTGGACGCGAGCGGCAACGTCACGCGCCGCATGGGCCGCGAGTCGGGCCTCGTGGACAAGTACCTCTCGGCCATCTCCCTGGACCCGCTCGACGGCAGCATCTGGGTGGGCGCGAGCTGGGGCGGCGGCATCTCCCGCGTGAAGGGCGGCGACGTCACCAACTACGGGCTGCCGGTGTTCGGCACGAGCTACGGCATGCTGCGCATCACCGACATCCAGGCGGATGACTCCGGCGCCCGGCGCCGCATGTTGGTGGGCTTCATGGACTACGACGACCCGAAGCGGGACTACACCGTGGCGGGCGGCATCGGCATCTACTCGGGTGACTGACCCCACCCGCGTAGCCTGAAGGCACGGCGGCCGTCCCTCTCACCGGGGACGGCCGTCGTCTTTTTCTCCGCGAGCACCCTACTTCGCCAGCGTCTTGTACTTCTCGAACAGCGCCTGCTGACGGCTGGTGAGCGGCACCTGCTTCCCGGCGAGCCACATGCCCACCGGACGGGACGACGACTCCAGCGGGTCTCCATTCCACAGCACGAGGTCCGCGGGGGCACCAGGGGCAATGCGTCCCCCGTCGAGGCTGTACGCCTCCGCCACGTCCTGCGTCACCGCGCGCAGCGCGTCCGCGTGCGGCAGGCCCCACGCCACCGCGTTGCCCGCCTCCTGCGCCAGCGTGCGCACCATGGGCGGCTCGCCCATGACGGAGATGAGCACCTTCACCCCCGCCGCGCGCAGCAGCGCCGCCGCGTCGCCCCGGCTGCTCAGCCGGTCGAAGTCCGCCGGCAGGTTCCGCGTGGGCTGGAGAATCACGGGCACCTTCGCCGCCGCCAGCTCCTGCGCCACCATCCACGCCTCGCCGCCTCCGGCGATGATGGGCTTGAGCCCGTACTCCTTCGCCAGCGTCAGCGTCGCGCGGATGTCCGAGACGCGGTCCGCCCTCACCACCACCGGCAGCTTCCCCGCCAGCACCGGCTGCAGCGCCTCCAAATCCAGACGGCTCGCCGCCACGTCGCGCATGCGGCGCTGCTCGAAGTCCGCCTTGCGCCGGCCGTACTCGCGCGCGTCGAACAGCAGCTCCCGCACCCGCTCCAGCACCAGCGCCCGCGAGCCGGACACCGCGTCCCTGCCCGCCCGCCCCAGGTTGAGGTGCATGGCGAGCGGAGTCTGGCGCACGGTGCCGTCCGTCGTGACGAAGGCGCTCTGCCCCGACACCAGCCCGCCCTGCGGAGCGGACACCGCGCCGGTGACTCCGCCCAGCCGCACCACCGGGAAGACGGCCGACGCCGCGTTGACGCTGTCCGCGGCCTGCAGCGCCGCGCGCACGTCCTGCTTCGCCGCGTCTCCGCGCAGCGCCTCGTCCTGCGTGGACTCCTCCGCGCCCACCTCCACCAGCCCCAGCTCCGTCAGCGGGTCGATGAGCCCCGGCGTGAGCAGCCGCCCCTTCCCGTCCACCGCCGCGCAGCCCGCGGGCACCGGCACGTGTCCCACCAGCACGCTCTGCACCTTCCCGTCCTTCACCACCACCGTCGCGCCCTGCAGCCACGTGGCGCCGGTGAAGGCCGTCACGTCCTGGAACGCGGTGCACGCCTCCTGCGCCAGCGGCAGCGGCCGGGCACACGCCCCCGCGTCGCAGCGCGCGGTCAGGCCCAATTCCTCCAGCGACGGCGCGGGCGCGGCGCCGGCCACGAGCTTCGCGGCATTGGCCGCGCTGTCGCCCACCTCGAAGTCGCTCGCCTCCACCGCACCGGTGGCGGCGTCATAGGTGACGACGCCGTCCGCCCACACGCGCTGCGCCCGCGCGTAGACGCTCAGCGGGTGCCCCTTCCACAGCACCACGTCCGCCATCTTCCCCGGCTCCAGCGAGCCCGTGACGCCGTCCACGCCCATCACCCACGCGGGATGGAGCGTCACCCAGCGCAGCGCCTCCTCCTCGGTGACGGGGATGCCGGACTCGCGCGCCCGCCACATCGCCTTGCCCGCCTCCTGGTTCAACCGCTGGATTCCGTACTCCGAATCCGAGTGGATGACGGCCTTCCCGCCCGCCTGCGACACCAGCGCGGCGTTCTCCGGGATGCCGTCCCAGGCCTCCATCTTGAAGCCCCACCAGTCCGCCCACGTGGCCACCGCCACGTTCTTCTCCGCGAGCCTGTCACGCAGCTTGTAGGCCTCCAGCGCGTGGTGGAAGGCGCGAATCTGGTAGCCCGCTTCCTCCGCCACCTGGAGCATCACCGCCATCTCGTCCGCGCGGTAGCAGTGGTTCTGCACCAGGATGTTGCCGCGCAGGACTTCGGCCAGCGTCTCCAGCTTCAAGTCACGCAGCGGCTCGGGGCCCGCCTCGTCCGGCTTCTCCTTCTGCTTCTTGCGCCAGTCCTCCCACTTGTTCATGTACTCGCGCGCCTGCGCGAAGGCCTGCCGGTAGCCGGCCACGTTGCCCATGCGCGTGGCGGGCGCCATCTTCTTCCCCTCGCCGTACACGCGCCGCGGGTTCTCTCCGCAAGCCATCTTCAGGACGTCTTTCGCTCCAGGGAAACGCATCTCCGCCGCCGAGCGGCCGAAGTGCAGCTTCGCCGGGAACCCACGCCCGCCAATCAGGTTGGCGCTGCCCGGCAGCACCAGCAGCGAGGTGATGCCCCCCGCCGCCGCGCGCCGCAGCCCCGGGTCCTGCGGCCAGAAGCCGTGCTCCGCGGACACCTCGGCCGTCACCGGCGCGGTGGCCTCGTTGCCGTCATCGTTTGAGAAAGTGGATGGCGAGGCGTACACGCCGAGGTGACTGTGCGCATCGATGATACCGGGCGTGACGTACAGGCCGGTGCCGTCCACCTCCTCGGCCCCCGGGGGCGAGACGACGTCCGCATTACGACCCACCGCGGCAAGTCTGCCGTCCACGAAGGACACCGCGCCGTCTTCGATGGCCGGCCCGCTGGCGGGCATCACCGTGGCGTGACGGACCACCACCGCGCGGGGCTGCTTCCAGACGCGAGCGGGCGCGGGCGGCGGGGTGGGCTTCTCCGAGGTGGGGGGCGCTTCGGGGACGGTGGCGCAGGCGGCGGCCAGCGCCAGCAGCAGGAAGGGGGTGCGCATGGACTGGCCGTCGTAGCAGGTACACCCCGGGCCGACCACGCCTGGCTGCTTGCTGGGCGGGCACTGCCCCCCAGTACAAAGTCACCACCCGTCGCGAAGCCGTCTAGAATCCCCCGCCAGTCATGCCCGCCCTCCCCCCAGCCCCCATCCCCACCCACACCGTCGTCGGCGCTCGGGCCCAGGGGGAACGGCTGTCCGCTCAGCACTTCAATCTCGTTCTCCTCGACACCGAGCGCGCTGGCACCGTCTTCCCTCTCGCCAATGAGGCGCTGAGCGTGGGGAAGGCGCCTGACAACGACGTCGTCATCGACCACCCCACGGTGAGCCGCAATCACCTGGTGGTGCGCCGCCAGGGCGACCGCTTCCTCGTGCAGGACCTCGGCTCCACCAACGGCACCTTCCTCGACGGAGCGCAGGTGCGCGAGGCGTACCTGCGCCCCGGCGCGCTGCTCGAGGTGGGCGACGTCCGCCTGCGCTTCAGCCCGCAGGTGTCCCCCGTGCAGGTGGAGCCCACCGCCGAGGACCGCCTCGGGGATCTGGTGGGCCGCAGCCTGCCCATGCGGCAGATTTTCGCGCTGCTCCAGCGCATCGCCCCCACCGACTCCACCGTGCTGCTGGTGGGCGAGACGGGCTCCGGCAAGGGCGCCGCCGCCAAGGCCATCCACAAGTTGAGCCCCCGTTCACCCGGGCCGCTCGTCGTCTTCGACTGCGCCAGCGTCTCCGACTCCCTCATCGAGAGCGAGCTGTTCGGCCACGAGAAGGGCGCCTTCACCGGCGCCGTCGGTCAGCGCATCGGCTGCCTGGAGCGCGCCAACGGCGGCACCCTCTTCCTCGACGAAATCGACGACCTCGCGCTCGACTTGCAGCCCAAGCTGCTGCGCGCGATTGAGGACCGCGAGTTCCGCCGGCTCGGCTCGTCGTCGCCCATCTCCTTCGACGCGCGCATCATCGTCGCGAGCAAGAAGGACCTGTGGGCAGAGACGCAGGCGAGCCGCTTCCGCGAGGACCTCTACTTCCGCCTCTCCGTCTTCACCTTCAGCCTGCCCGCGCTGAGAGACCGCAAGGAGGACATTCCCCTCCTGGTGGATGCCTTCGCCGGAGAGGGGCTGTGGAGCCGGCTGCCGGAGAAGATTCGCGAGCAGTTCACGGGGCACACGTGGCCGGGCAACGTGCGCGAGTTGCGCAACGCCCTGGAGCGCGCGCGGCACATGGTGGACATCCCCGAGCTGGCCGGGGACACGCTCCTGCGCGAGTTCACCCGCGAGGCCCCCGCCGCCGCCGGTGACTTCCTCCCCGTGGAATTCACCGGCCCGTTCAAGGTCTGCAAGGACGAGCTGATTCGCGCCTTCGAGCGCGAGTACCTCACGCGCCTCCTGGGCCGCGCGCGCGGCAACATCGCCCGCGCCGCTCGCGAGGCGGAGCTGGACCGCAAGCACCTCTACTCGCTGCTGCACAAGTACGGGCTGGTGCAGAGCGAGGGAGACTGAAGCCGTCAGCGCGGTGCGCAGGCCGGGTCCAACAGCTCCGGCCGGTACTCGAAGTGCATCGTGTCGTAGTGGTACCAGCGCCCTCCCCAGATGAAGCCTTCCGCCTCGAAGGCTTCCACCACGGCCTGGGGCACGGTGTTGCGCCAGCGCAGCGGCGTCTTGGGCTGCTGCCACTCCCAGAAGTGCGCGTGCGCCGGGTTCAGGTCGATGGACACGCCGAAGGAGTGCGCGCTCCGCCGCCGCGTGTTGGCGATGGTGCGCCAGTTGAAGGTGCCTCCGAGATTCACGAGGAAGGGCTTCAGTGAGGCGTCCTTCGCGAGCAGCGCCTCCAGCCGCCTGCCCACGCGCTGGAAGGCGGGCGCCGCCGTGCGGTGGACCTTCAAGCGCTGCCCGAGGATGAGCACGGGCACCACGTCCACCTTCGCTTCGGAAGCGCCGTAGGTGGCGAGGAAGAGCGGGTCGAAGCGGATGCGGCCCGGGTCGTCGTCCTCGCGTGTCACCGGGTTGAGCGGGCCGGTGCGGTAGGGAATGGAGAGCGTGTCCTCCAGGTCGGGGGACTCCAGCTTCTGCGCGAGGGACTTCACGCGCCCGTCGTCGAACGGGTACGTGCGGCCGTCGGGGAGACGGAAGCTCCAGCCGGACTCCGCGCGCACCGGCACCACGGCGGGGTACCACTTCGCCAGGCACGTGAGCCGCGCGGGCGGCGGCTCCACCGACGCGGCGTCCCCGTCCGCGAGGCTTCTCGCACCCGCGACGATGCCTGCATCCGCGAGGGTTCTCGCACCCGCGACGACGCCTGCGTCCGCGAGGCTTCTCGCACCGGCGACGATGCCCGAGCCCTCGAGGACAACCGGGTCCGCAACGGCTCCTGCATCCGCGAGCGGATGCGCGGCGGTGGCGACCGCGCGACCGACGTAGTCTGGGTGTTGTTGCACGCGGACAGGGCTGCCGCCGCCCATGGACCCCGACTCGCGGGCCTCGGCCACATGCGGCGCGAGCAACAGCAGCACAGCTGCAAAGTGCACAGTCACGCCACCCTCCCCTCGCGTACGGGCAAATGGCGTACAGCGGACGCCACACCGAAGAGGTCGTGACAGCCGTGGCGCACGTGGCATGGTGGCCGCGCACTCGCCGTCACACCAACCCCCTGAGGAGGTTTCACGATGAAGCGTCCTTCCCCCTGGCTCGCCGTGCTGTGCGCGGGATTCATCTCCATGCATGCAACGGGCTGCTTCGGCCAGTTCAAGCTCACGCAGAAAATCTGGCAGTTCAACAAGAACATTTCGGGCGAGAAGTTCGTGCAGTGGCTGATGTTCCTCGTCCTCGTCATCGTACCCGTCTATGAGATTGGCGCGCTCATCGACTCGCTCATCATCAACAGCATCGAGTTCTGGTCCGGCAGCAACCCCGTGGGCAGCGTCGACGGCACGGATGACGGCACGCGCGTGGTGAAGCTCAGCCCCACCGACACGCTGCGCCTGTCGCGCGACGCGGACACGGGCGTCATGCGCATCGAATTGGACCGCGAGGGCCAGGAGCCCGTCGTGCGCTACTTCGAGCCCCTGGAGGACGGAATGGTGGCGCGTGACGAGGCCGGCAACCTGCTCGTCCAGGCGCGCGCGGCGGCCGATGGCGCGGTGGCCGTGACGGACGCGGCCGGCACCACCCTCACCGTGCACGCCAGCGAGGCGATGCAGCTCGCCCGCCGCATCTACGAGGAGGGCGGCGCCGAGGCCCTCGCGAAGTACTCCGTGGCGCAGGCCTCCGTGTCTCGCGGCCTCGCGCTCAACGCCTGCGTGGCTCCGTAGCCACTCCGGGAGCATGCTGTTCGGAAATGTCGGGACACTCGAGGGAGCACGCCGGCGCAAAACCCCCGACATTTCCGAACAGGCAGCCCCGCTCCCGTTCCGGCCCCGGGTGAGTCCCGCCCCGTCCGCGCGTCCGGGCCCGGTTTCCGTCTCGAACGACGTGCCTGCTACCGTGCCCGGCCATGTCGGTGCTGGTGCTCGGTGGTTCGGCGGTCGTCCCGTCGCTGCTGCTCTTCTGGTACGTCTACGCGCGGGACAAGCGGCCCGAGCCGCATGGCCTGCTGCTGCGCACGTTCCTCCTCGGCGCCCTCATCTGCGCTCCCGTGATTCCCACGGCCCACGTGCTCCAGGCGCTCGGCGAGCCCTTCGCCGTGGGCCTCTGGAGCTCCGCCGCCGTGAGGGCCTTCCTCGGCGCCGCCATCCCCGAGGAGCTCTTCAAGTTCCTCGTCCTCTCCCTCTACGTCTGGCGCAAGCCCGCCTTCGACGAGCCGCTCGACGGCGTGGTGTACGGCGCCACCGCTTCACTCGGCTTCGCCACGCTGGAGAACATCCTCTACGTCGGCGAGCACGGCCTGGGCGTGGCCCTGCTGCGCGCCCTCACCGCCGTGCCAGGGCATGCCTTCACCGGCGTCATCATGGGCGCCTTCGTCGGCCGCGCGAAGCTCGCGTCGCCCGAGCAGCGCTTCGGTCTGCTCGCCGCGGGGCTCGGTCAGGCCACGCTCCTGCACGGCGCCTACGACTTGTTCATCATGACGAACACGGGCTTCGCCGTGCTCTCGCTGGGCGTGCTGCTCGTCGAGGTGCAGTGGGGCCGCAAGCTCTACCGCGCCCTCCAGACGGAGCAGCTCGAGCTCATGGCCGCGCCCGCGGAATTGTACGTCGCAGAGGGCGCCATGGCGCTGCACGGTCCCGGCATGCAGGTGGCCACCGCGAGCGCCGTCATGGTGGCAACGCAGCGCCCGGCCCCGCGCGTCGTCGAGCCCCCGCGCACGATGGGCGCGTGGGTGAAGCTCATTCTCGGGGGCCTGGGCCTGACGGCGAGCAGTCTGTGGCTGCTCGTCGTCTTCGCCGCCCTGTCCGAGGAGTGGGTGAGCACGGTGGAGGGAATGCTCGGCTGGGGAGTCATCACGGCCGGCTCCCTCGGCTTCGCGCTGTTCTTCCTGTGGCTGTTCCGCTCGGGACTGCGAGGGCCGAGGGCCCTCCCCGAGCGGTAGGCCGAGGCTACGTCACGGAGGCGGCACACCCGCGTCGAGCAGCTCGCCCGGCTCCGGGCCGAAGCTCGCATCCATGGCCGTCGCCTTGAAGGCGCCCTCCAGGTTGCGGCCCGCGCCGAAGCCCTCACCCTTCTTGAAGGACATGGAGAAGTCGCCGCGCGTCTCCTCGCCCGGGTTGCCGCCCTTGTCGAGCTGCAGGTCGCCGTTCTCCACCGGAGCGAAGACGCGCGCCGGCTCGCCCGCGTTGAGGTGCACCACGGTGGCGCGCGCAACCCCCGAGGGCGTGGTGCCCGACAGGTCCACCTTCACACCGGGCCGCAAGTCGATTCCCTCGGTGGCCACCGTGAGGCGGGCCACCAGGTCCACGTCCAGCTCGTTGTTGCGGTAGTAACTCACCTGCAGCGCCTCGGCGTTGCGCAGCACCTCCACGCGGGAGATGTTGTCCAACGAGAAGAGCTCGGACGCGCTGCCGGCCAACGTGTTGTCCGACAGGCCGCACCCCAACAGGCCCGCGCCGGCGGCGAGCCCGAAGGACACCAGTGCCCGCGCCGCGCGGTTCATTTCTCCACCGCGAGCTTCAGGGTGCCGTTGTCGGACGCCACCACCGGCGCGCGGTAGAGAATCACGCGCTTGCCATTGGACAGGTACGCCAGCTTGGGAGCCCAGCCGCCGCCCGCGTCCACCAGCGTCTCGCGCCAGATGCCGGAGATGCGCGTGGACACCACCAGCTCGTCGTCGTTCGGGTTGCAGCCCGTGTCGTTGCGGCCCGACTCCAGCGCGCAGTTGTAGAAGGCGATGGACGGCTCGTGATTCACCGGGTCGAACGCGAGCGACGGGTACCAGCCGCCGGTGCCGGAGTTGAACACCGGGTCCGGCGTGGACCAGTCACCCGCCGCCGTGCACTTCGTGGCGGAGAGGCCGTCGCAGTCGACGTAGGTCAGCTTGTCGCCAATCTTCTCCAGCGTGGCGATGCCGAAGCCCACCGTCGCGTCGTACGCCACCGAGGGACCGAGCTGCGCGTTCTCCACCGCCTGCACGCGCACCGGCGCGGACCAGGTGGTGCCGTCCGTGTTGCGCCGCTGGAACATCACGTCCGAGCCACTGGCCAGCGCGGACTCGGGGGCCTTGTCGTAGATGATGGCCGGTTGCGCGCCCGCCATGATGAGCTGGATGTGGCCGCCGTAGCCGAGCTTGTTGTCACCCGACGGCGCCACCATGCGGTACTGCCACGAGGTGGGGCCACCCACGGCCATCTCCACGTCGCTCGACTCCCAGTCCTGGCGTCCGAAGTTGCCCTGGTGCCCGTCCCGGTACGCGACGAGCGCCTGGTTGCCCGAGAAGACGATGGAGGGATTGAGCCCCACGAGGAAGCCGCTGTCGCTCACCGGGTTGCCCGCCGCCGCCTGGTTGGACATCGTCACGGGGACACGCTCCGTCCACGTGCCGGCAGCGCTGCGATACGCCACCGCCAAATCACTCTGGTACCAGAACGTCGAGTTGTCGCGGCCGCCGCCCAGGTACGTCACCGCCGGCTGCCCGTCCTGACCGAAGGCCAGGGACACGCCGTACACGCGCTGCACCTTGGCCACCACCTCCGCG comes from Pyxidicoccus parkwaysis and encodes:
- a CDS encoding M15 family metallopeptidase, with protein sequence MTVHFAAVLLLLAPHVAEARESGSMGGGSPVRVQQHPDYVGRAVATAAHPLADAGAVADPVVLEGSGIVAGARSLADAGVVAGARTLADAGIVAGARSLADGDAASVEPPPARLTCLAKWYPAVVPVRAESGWSFRLPDGRTYPFDDGRVKSLAQKLESPDLEDTLSIPYRTGPLNPVTREDDDPGRIRFDPLFLATYGASEAKVDVVPVLILGQRLKVHRTAAPAFQRVGRRLEALLAKDASLKPFLVNLGGTFNWRTIANTRRRSAHSFGVSIDLNPAHAHFWEWQQPKTPLRWRNTVPQAVVEAFEAEGFIWGGRWYHYDTMHFEYRPELLDPACAPR
- a CDS encoding PrsW family intramembrane metalloprotease — translated: MSVLVLGGSAVVPSLLLFWYVYARDKRPEPHGLLLRTFLLGALICAPVIPTAHVLQALGEPFAVGLWSSAAVRAFLGAAIPEELFKFLVLSLYVWRKPAFDEPLDGVVYGATASLGFATLENILYVGEHGLGVALLRALTAVPGHAFTGVIMGAFVGRAKLASPEQRFGLLAAGLGQATLLHGAYDLFIMTNTGFAVLSLGVLLVEVQWGRKLYRALQTEQLELMAAPAELYVAEGAMALHGPGMQVATASAVMVATQRPAPRVVEPPRTMGAWVKLILGGLGLTASSLWLLVVFAALSEEWVSTVEGMLGWGVITAGSLGFALFFLWLFRSGLRGPRALPER
- a CDS encoding DUF3332 domain-containing protein: MKRPSPWLAVLCAGFISMHATGCFGQFKLTQKIWQFNKNISGEKFVQWLMFLVLVIVPVYEIGALIDSLIINSIEFWSGSNPVGSVDGTDDGTRVVKLSPTDTLRLSRDADTGVMRIELDREGQEPVVRYFEPLEDGMVARDEAGNLLVQARAAADGAVAVTDAAGTTLTVHASEAMQLARRIYEEGGAEALAKYSVAQASVSRGLALNACVAP